One window of Hujiaoplasma nucleasis genomic DNA carries:
- the pheS gene encoding phenylalanine--tRNA ligase subunit alpha: MIMQEKINLLVKKAIEELNHTKDMNELMLLKSKFLGKKSEFNQFMQEIKNLPNEEKPKVGQMVNLAKNEISQKINEVKRQIEEEQILNQLKKETIDISLPGKKFPLGKKHVITQTIEEIEDIFIGLGYEIKEGPEQEQDLYNFEMLNLPKDHPARDMQDSLYISEDTLLRTHTSPVQVRTLLEYVGKKPVKIIAPGRVYRKDDDDQTHSHQFHQVEALVVDKKTSLSDLKGTLLIAAQKLFGSERQIRLRPSYFPFTEPSVEVDVSCYVCSGKGCSMCKETGWIEILGAGMVNNNVLKAAGYDPDLYQGFAIGFGVERIAMLKLGIDDIRNLYTNDLRFNSQF; the protein is encoded by the coding sequence ATAATAATGCAAGAAAAAATTAATTTATTGGTAAAAAAAGCCATAGAAGAACTCAATCATACAAAAGATATGAATGAATTAATGCTTTTAAAATCTAAATTTTTAGGTAAGAAAAGCGAATTCAATCAATTTATGCAAGAGATAAAAAATTTGCCTAATGAGGAAAAACCAAAAGTGGGGCAAATGGTTAACCTTGCAAAAAATGAAATTAGCCAAAAAATAAATGAAGTTAAAAGACAAATTGAAGAAGAGCAAATTCTTAATCAATTAAAAAAGGAAACCATAGATATTTCTTTGCCTGGAAAAAAATTCCCTCTTGGAAAAAAACATGTTATTACCCAAACGATAGAAGAAATAGAAGATATTTTTATTGGACTTGGTTATGAAATCAAAGAAGGTCCTGAACAAGAACAAGACCTTTATAATTTCGAAATGTTAAATTTACCTAAAGACCATCCTGCTAGAGATATGCAAGATTCACTTTATATTAGTGAAGATACTCTACTAAGAACGCATACTTCACCTGTTCAAGTTAGGACACTTTTAGAGTATGTAGGTAAAAAACCGGTAAAAATTATTGCACCAGGAAGGGTTTATCGAAAGGATGATGATGATCAAACACATTCTCATCAATTTCATCAAGTAGAAGCCCTTGTTGTAGATAAAAAAACATCTTTGTCAGACTTAAAGGGTACTTTGTTGATTGCTGCTCAAAAGTTATTTGGTTCTGAAAGACAAATCAGATTAAGACCTTCTTATTTTCCATTTACTGAGCCAAGTGTAGAGGTTGATGTATCTTGTTATGTTTGTTCAGGTAAGGGTTGTTCAATGTGTAAAGAGACAGGTTGGATAGAAATATTAGGCGCTGGAATGGTTAATAATAATGTTTTAAAAGCTGCTGGTTATGACCCTGATCTTTATCAAGGTTTTGCCATTGGTTTTGGTGTTGAGCGTATAGCAATGCTTAAATTAGGTATAGATGATATTCGAAATCTTTATACAAATGATTTAAGATTCAACTCACAATTTTAG
- a CDS encoding Bax inhibitor-1/YccA family protein: MRMRSTNPVLTKMSNYDYVTDRPITYTNVTVKTLFLLGIAVLTALASLIYFPEFLTPGVLIGAMIIGFISVIIGTRSINYAPIFGIIYAVSEGLVLGVVSALFAYMYEGIVITALTTTLLVFVIMLLLFSTNVIKVNQKFASFMVVALISVIIMSLIGILLPSVFGGSFYTIIVLVSAGLSAFFLLLDFQSIKTSVESGMDQKVGWILALGLMITIVWIYIEMLRLLALFSRNN, encoded by the coding sequence ATGAGAATGAGAAGTACAAATCCAGTGCTTACTAAAATGTCGAATTATGATTATGTGACGGATAGACCTATTACTTATACTAATGTGACTGTAAAAACACTATTTTTATTAGGTATTGCTGTTTTAACAGCTTTAGCTTCACTTATTTATTTTCCTGAATTTTTAACACCAGGTGTTTTAATCGGCGCAATGATTATTGGTTTTATTTCTGTTATCATTGGAACAAGATCTATTAATTATGCACCAATTTTTGGAATAATATACGCAGTTAGTGAAGGTTTGGTTCTTGGAGTAGTATCAGCATTATTCGCTTATATGTATGAAGGCATAGTGATCACTGCTTTAACAACTACCCTATTGGTATTTGTCATCATGCTTTTATTATTTTCAACCAATGTTATTAAAGTCAATCAAAAATTTGCTTCATTTATGGTTGTTGCGCTCATTTCGGTAATTATCATGTCCTTGATTGGTATTTTATTACCTAGTGTTTTTGGCGGTTCTTTCTATACTATTATTGTATTGGTTTCAGCAGGATTGTCAGCTTTCTTCTTGTTATTAGATTTTCAAAGCATTAAGACTTCTGTTGAATCTGGTATGGATCAAAAAGTTGGTTGGATACTTGCATTAGGTTTAATGATTACCATTGTATGGATTTATATAGAAATGTTAAGATTACTTGCTTTATTTAGTAGAAATAATTAA